GAACTTAAAAAGCTCTTAAAAGAGAACGGAGTTAGTGAATATTCTATTTTTTTAGACGAAGAAACAAGTACTCTTTTTGCTTTTCAAAAAATTTCTGGTAATGGAGGGTCTCAAGATTTGTCAAGTAATCCCATAGTAAAAAAATGGTGGGATTTTATGTCTGATATTATGGAGGTAAACTCTGATAATTCTCCTGTTTCTATTCCGTTACAAGAGTTGTTTTATATGAAATAGTATAGAGCTTTTTAACAGTAATTAATTTTACGCCAATAAATTAAATATAATAAAATGAAAAAAAAATATTTAAAGTTTATGTATGGATTTAAATCCATGCAATTATATCTTATACTTCTTTGTGCATTTATTTCACATGCACAGGTTGTGTTAGAAAATGAAATAAAAATAACAGATTTCGGGTTACATTTTGATGGATCAAAAGTTACTAGTGGAGCAACAAATACTGGAGATAGTTCTCCTTATGACTATTATTTTGGTCGAAATATTTCAGCACATGGAGATTGTATAAAAACATATAATGAATATGTTTTTATGACATGGTATCGTGGGGGTAAAGACGATCGTCATGTGATGCTAACACGATATAATACAAATACAGGAAGTCAAGTAACTGTTGAGTTTCCACATAGGCATACAGGTTATCAAAATAAATATTGGATAGGAGAATCTCATAACAGCATAGCCGTAGCAGTTAGTCCTATAGATGGCACAATTCATTTATTATATGATATGCATGCATATAGTAACACAAGACCTTCTGATGGTAGTTTAAGTAATGACTACTTTAGATACTCTTATTCTGTAAAAAATGCAGCATCTGTACCTGATGGAGAATTTACTTTAAATCAATTTGTTCAAAATAATACAGGAGGGTACAAACATTTAAGTTTAAATGGAGGAGAAGATTATACCAATTTTGCAGCTTTAACTTATCCACAATTTTTTCTAAACGATGCAGGTGATATTTTTATGTATATGAGAGAAGGAGGGAATAATAATGGTGCATATAAATTTTCAAAATATGATGCTACTACTTCTACATGGTCAAGTTTTACACACTTTAATGTTTTAAATGCTAAAAATCAATCTGGGATAGATTACAATTGGGGACTTTACGGAAACATGAAATATGTAAATGGAAAAATAAGAATTGGTTTTCAAAGAAGATTGGCTAATAATAATGATAAATACCAATATCAAAATGGTGTATATTATGCCTATTCAGATAATCAAAATGGTACAAATGCGTGGAAAAATCATCAAGGTCAAAATATTTCTTTACCTCTTTATGATGCTGATTTAATTAAAGTAATGGAACCAGGTGATTATGTGCAATCAACGGAAGCAAATAAAGTTTACATTGTTGGTGATTTTGATTGGACAGTTACTAATAATGGAGATGTACATATTATTAGTAAGGTAAAAGACAATCAATACAATGTAACTAAATATTTACACACCTATAAGCCTGCTGGTTCTACTGATTTTATTACTACTGAAGATTTTTCAAGAGCCACTTCAATTTACACAGCTGGAGATAATATATATATTATTGGTTTAACCAGTGCTGGTCGTGTTTTTGTAGAAAAGGCAGAAGGGGGAACTAATAATTTTACTAGAGTTTATGAAGCTACCTCAGGTAGAACTTTTGATCATGGTAGAGTGCATATTGCTGATGGTAAATTGTATTATTACCTTATGGAGGATAGTTCTGGTGATGCACGTCCTTTATATCTTCAGATAGTAGATTTAGATATTCATCAAGATCCTTTTAGAGTTTCTTTAACATCTCCTACTAGTGGGGAAGTTTTTGAGGTTGGTGAAACTGTTCAAATTTCAGCAAATGCTATTGATGAAAATAATGGTATTTCTAAAGTTGAATTTAGGGTAAACGGTTCTTATCATGGAGAGGATAACACAGAACCATATACTATTAATTTTATTTCAAATACAGAAGGGGATCAGAGCATACAAGCCGTAGCTTATAATACAAACAATGAGACTGTAAGTTCTGCTGAAATCACCATCAATTTTAAGATTCATGATCCTACAGATTTAACCAATGATGTTTATAAGTTAAAAAATGTGGCTACAGGAAAATATTTAACTTCAGATGATTCAAACCTTATAGGAAGTGATTCTGGTGATGGAGTCGCTAAAGAGTGGGAGTTTGTGAATGCTGGAACAGGGGATTTTGTCAACATCAATAGTCGTACAAGTAAGGGGGTTTTAAGGTTTACTGGAGGTTCTGCAGGAACTATGATTAATACATCTTTTTCTCCTCCAAGAACAGATACTGATAAAATATGGACCGTTCATTATCATCAAGCAGATGACAATTATTCTTTCGAAACTAATAATGTAAATAGGTATTTATATCACGATGTAAATGAAGGAATTATTCATTCATCATCTTCAGATAACGGAAGTAGATGGGTTTTAGAATCTACTTCAGAAGATTTAAGTACAGATGATGTTCAAATAAATAGTATTAAAGTATTTCCAAATCCTGCAAGTGAAAGTTTTACGATTTCTTTTAAAGGAGCAACCAATGCTAGTGTAATAATTTATAATATACTTGGTGAAACTATATATAAAGAGGTAACCTCTAACCAAACCATTACAATAAACAATCATGACAGGTTTAAACCAGGAGTGTACTTAATTAGAATTGTAGGAGATTATCATAAAGTGTTGAATACTAAATTAATTATAGAATAAGTTTTAACCCATAATTTACTTCATATTAATCATCCAGTTTCATTTAAGCTGGATGATTTTTTGTTTGATAACTAAGCGTTTTTGTACTGTTAGGTATTATTAATAAGTAAAAACAACACCTCTATTTTATTATAAAAACACAGTATAGTTTCAGGTGTTATGAAATTTTGCCCATGCAATACAGGACAGAAAATTTAGAGATGCTAATTAACTTTATCTGTTGGATAAAATTAAAATAATTAGAAAAGATGAAAAGACGCTCATTTGTACAGTTATCAGCATTTGGAACTATGGGATTAATGTTACCAATATACGCTTGTAAAGGTAGTCAACAAGGACATACTGTAGTTGAGTTTTCCAAATTTCAAGAAGCATCATTTAACTTATTAAAAACTTGGTGTGATGCCATGATTCGTGATCAAGTTAACAATCCTAACGATCCTGTTTTAGATGGTTCATTGTATTGTGATGCTTGTGACAAAGTTCATGGTAGGTGTACAGATTCTGTATACCCTTTTCTGTATATGGCTGATAAAACAGGAGAGCAAAAATATTTAGATGCAGCAATAAAAGTTATGGATTGGTCTGTAAATGTTGATAAGCCAGATGGAAGTTGGACAAATATGATTGACCCTAAATCTTGGTATGGAACTACCGTTTTTGGAGTTATTGCTTTGGGAGAGGCATTACATCATCATGGTCATGTTCTATCTAAAGAAACCAAACAGAAATGGGAAAATAGACTAAAAGAAGCTATAGAGTTTGTTTATAATAGGTTTGATATAAATTTTAGTCATATCAACTATAGATTTACAGCTATTTACGCATTAAATTTTTTAGGAAAGTACTTTAATGAAGAAAAATATATAAAAAGGAGTAAGGAGTTTGCGGCATTAATTCCAAAATATTTAACAACACCTAATAAATTAATTTTTGGAGAAGATCACCCCGATAACGAAAAAAGTGCAAAAGGATTTTATCCTGTAGATTTAGGTTATAATGTAGAGGAATCTTTAAACGCAGTAGTACAATATGCAGTTCAAGAAAAAGATGAAGAATTATTAGCATTGCTAACAAAATCGTTAAATGGACATTTAGAATTTATGTTGCCAGATGGGGCTTGGGATAATAGTTGGGGAACCAGACAAAATAAATGGACGTATTGGGGAAGTAGAACTACAGATGGTTGTCAACCTGCATTTGCTTTTATGGCAAATAGAAACCCTGCATTTGGAACAGCAGCAGTTTTAAGTACAGAATTGTTAGAACGTTGTACAGTAAATGGTTTATTAGCAGGTGGTATGCATTATGCAACACATGGAGTAAAACCTTGTATGCATCATACTTTTGCACATGCTAAAAATTTAGCTGTTGTATTAGACAATGCAGAAGTTTTAAAAGATGTTGATAAAAGAACACCAATTCCAAGAAGCATTAGTAATGGTGTTAAGCATTTTGCTGAGCTAGATGTATGGTTAGCAGCAAGAGGTCCTTGGAAGAGTACAGTATCTTCTTACGATCAAATATGGAAGAAAAAATATTCTGTTGCCGCTACAGGAGGTTCTTTAGCTGTTTTATGGCATAATAAAGTTGGCCCTTTGTTTACAGCAAGTATGGTAGAATATTTCTTGGTAGAGCCTTACAATCAACAACCACAACCAGGAGAAGATTTCTGTTTAACTCCAAGAGTTGAACGCTTTGTTAATGATGTTTGGTATACAAATATTCAGGATTTAAAAGCAGATGTAAAAAATACCGATGAAAAAGGTATAATCAATTTTGAAATCAATACTGTATTAACCAATAGAGAAAAAGAAACCTTACAAAAAGATGGAGATTTTAAATTAAATTATCTGTTTGATAAAGAAAAAACAACCATTAAAGCGTTAAGGTCAAGTACAAAAGAGAATGGAGATAGATTGGTGCTTCCTGTAATTTCTCCTACAGGAGAAAAAGTGGTTAAAGTTTCTGAGGAAAAAATAGAAATACATAAAAAGAGAGGTGTTGTAATTGTAGAGGCTAATGTACCAATGACTATTAAAAAATCTGAAAAGGAACGCATCTTTAATCAAGTTCCTGGAATGGAAGTGCTACCAATTTTGATTTCTTTTCCTAAAGGAATTAAAGAACTTGTTTGTACAATTAAGGTTGTTTAATCGGGTAGTCATAAAATATTTTATTATTAAAAGAATGGGACGTTTAGCTTTTATTTTCATTATTACTTGTTTGTTAGCGGTTCTAAATTCATGTTATCAGTCTAAGGTTTTAAAACCAAAAGAATTAACTGTTTCCGAGAATTTTAAGAACCCTATTGGTTTTTATAATAATACACCAACTTTTTCATGGAAATTACCGGTTTCTGAAAGCATAAAAAGTCAATCAGCTTATCAAATAGTCGTTGCATCTAGTAAAAAACTTTTACCAGATCATGCAGATTTATGGAATACAAATAAGCAAGAAAGTAAACAATCTACGTTTGTTAAATACCAGGGGAAAGAATTAAAATCTAGACAAAAAGTATATTGGCAAGTAAAATATTGGAATCAAGATAAAAAGGTTTCCGAATGGAGTGAAATCAATTCTTTTGAATTAGGGTTATTAAAAAATACAGATTGGAAAGGAAAATGGATAGGATTAAACACTGCAAAAGATAGTATTAAAGGCGTTAGAAATTTTTTAATGCATAGGCCTCAATATTTAAGAAAAGAATTTGAGTTGTTATCAGAGGTTACATCCGCAAGATTATACATTACAGCCAAAGGAGGTTTTGATGTGCATTTAAACGGAAATAATGTAAGTGATGATGTAATGCCTCCCGGATGGACTCCTTATAATCATCGTATTGAAACGTTAACTTATGATGTTACAGATTTAATAGCTACTGGAGAAAATACTTTGGGAGTAGAGTTGGCTTCTGGGTGGCATTCTGGAAGGATAAGCAGAGGAAGAGCTCTTTATGAAAATTTTGCATCACCCAAAGTTTTATGTCAATTAGAAATTTTGTTAAAAGATGGTAACAAACAGGTAATACTTTCTGATAAAAGTTGGAAAGGAACTACCAATGGTCCTTTAAGATTAGCAAGTGTATATGATGGTGAAATATATGATGCAAATTTAGAGATGCCCAATTGGACAACAAATAATTTTAATGATGAACGTTGGAATGTTGTAGAAACAGAAAATGTTTCTGAGGTAGTAAAATTAGAACCAAAACGTCATAAAACAGTTAAAACAAAAGTTGTTTTAGAAAATACAGAAGTAGTTTCTGTAAACAACAACACAGCTATTTTTAATATAAAACAGAACATGGTAGGGGTGCCAAAATTGGAAGTGCCTATGAAAAAAGGAGATACTTTAAAAATCCGTTTTTCAGAAATGATCCTTTCTGATGGCACGTTCTATACAACTAACTATCGTTCTGCAAAATCTACAGATTATTATATTGCGGCTAAAGACGGTATAATAGAATACATGCCTAAATTTACTTTTCATGGATTTCAATTTGTTGAGTTAAGTGGTTATGATAAGAATGCAAAACCAGAATCTACTTGGGTAAAAGGAATTGTTCAACATTCAGATTTTAAAAAGAATGGAAAGTTTACTTCATCACACAATAAATTAAATCAACTTCAAAGCAATATTACATGGGGTTTACGTGATAACTTTTTTGATGTACCCACAGATTGTCCACAAAGAGACGAACGTTTAGGTTGGACAGGTGATGCACAAGTAATTGCTCCAACAGCTATGTTTAATTATAATACACACGCCTTCTGGGTAGCATGGCTACAAAGTTTAAGAGAAAACCAATCGGAACACAAAAATGGTTTGGTACCTTATATTGTGCCAGATGTGCTTCAGAATAAAAATGCCAGCTCTGGTTGGGGAGATGCTGCTGTTATTATTCCTTGGGACATTTATAATATTACTGGAGATGTTACAATACTTGAGGAAAGCTACGAATCTGCTAAAAAATGGGTGTCATACTATCAAACTAAAGTTAAAAATAAAGCATACATACCTATAATGCATTCTTTTGGTGATTGGTTACAACCTTATCCGTCTAAAACTCTTAAAAAGGCTAACAGAGGAGATACACCAAAGGAGTTAATCAGTACAGCTTTTTTTGCACATTCGGCAAATTTACTTTCAAAAATAGCAGGTGTTTTAGGTAAAGTAGAAGATGAAAACAAATATCAAAAATTATATAAAGAGGTAGTAAATGCTTTTGAAAATGAGTTTTTTGATGTTAA
Above is a genomic segment from Wenyingzhuangia fucanilytica containing:
- the rhaM gene encoding L-rhamnose mutarotase — translated: MQRLAFKMKLNKGQKETYKKRHDELWPELKKLLKENGVSEYSIFLDEETSTLFAFQKISGNGGSQDLSSNPIVKKWWDFMSDIMEVNSDNSPVSIPLQELFYMK
- a CDS encoding BNR-4 repeat-containing protein gives rise to the protein MKKKYLKFMYGFKSMQLYLILLCAFISHAQVVLENEIKITDFGLHFDGSKVTSGATNTGDSSPYDYYFGRNISAHGDCIKTYNEYVFMTWYRGGKDDRHVMLTRYNTNTGSQVTVEFPHRHTGYQNKYWIGESHNSIAVAVSPIDGTIHLLYDMHAYSNTRPSDGSLSNDYFRYSYSVKNAASVPDGEFTLNQFVQNNTGGYKHLSLNGGEDYTNFAALTYPQFFLNDAGDIFMYMREGGNNNGAYKFSKYDATTSTWSSFTHFNVLNAKNQSGIDYNWGLYGNMKYVNGKIRIGFQRRLANNNDKYQYQNGVYYAYSDNQNGTNAWKNHQGQNISLPLYDADLIKVMEPGDYVQSTEANKVYIVGDFDWTVTNNGDVHIISKVKDNQYNVTKYLHTYKPAGSTDFITTEDFSRATSIYTAGDNIYIIGLTSAGRVFVEKAEGGTNNFTRVYEATSGRTFDHGRVHIADGKLYYYLMEDSSGDARPLYLQIVDLDIHQDPFRVSLTSPTSGEVFEVGETVQISANAIDENNGISKVEFRVNGSYHGEDNTEPYTINFISNTEGDQSIQAVAYNTNNETVSSAEITINFKIHDPTDLTNDVYKLKNVATGKYLTSDDSNLIGSDSGDGVAKEWEFVNAGTGDFVNINSRTSKGVLRFTGGSAGTMINTSFSPPRTDTDKIWTVHYHQADDNYSFETNNVNRYLYHDVNEGIIHSSSSDNGSRWVLESTSEDLSTDDVQINSIKVFPNPASESFTISFKGATNASVIIYNILGETIYKEVTSNQTITINNHDRFKPGVYLIRIVGDYHKVLNTKLIIE
- a CDS encoding family 78 glycoside hydrolase catalytic domain, with the translated sequence MGRLAFIFIITCLLAVLNSCYQSKVLKPKELTVSENFKNPIGFYNNTPTFSWKLPVSESIKSQSAYQIVVASSKKLLPDHADLWNTNKQESKQSTFVKYQGKELKSRQKVYWQVKYWNQDKKVSEWSEINSFELGLLKNTDWKGKWIGLNTAKDSIKGVRNFLMHRPQYLRKEFELLSEVTSARLYITAKGGFDVHLNGNNVSDDVMPPGWTPYNHRIETLTYDVTDLIATGENTLGVELASGWHSGRISRGRALYENFASPKVLCQLEILLKDGNKQVILSDKSWKGTTNGPLRLASVYDGEIYDANLEMPNWTTNNFNDERWNVVETENVSEVVKLEPKRHKTVKTKVVLENTEVVSVNNNTAIFNIKQNMVGVPKLEVPMKKGDTLKIRFSEMILSDGTFYTTNYRSAKSTDYYIAAKDGIIEYMPKFTFHGFQFVELSGYDKNAKPESTWVKGIVQHSDFKKNGKFTSSHNKLNQLQSNITWGLRDNFFDVPTDCPQRDERLGWTGDAQVIAPTAMFNYNTHAFWVAWLQSLRENQSEHKNGLVPYIVPDVLQNKNASSGWGDAAVIIPWDIYNITGDVTILEESYESAKKWVSYYQTKVKNKAYIPIMHSFGDWLQPYPSKTLKKANRGDTPKELISTAFFAHSANLLSKIAGVLGKVEDENKYQKLYKEVVNAFENEFFDVNGKFKGQIQTQTSYLLAIYFDLLKPEIKEKAQKHLLKEIKNANNHLGTGFLGTPILPKVLDDMGEIDLMYEILFKETYPSWFYSINQGATTIWERWNSFSKKDGFNSQSMNSLNHYAYGAVGQWMYERIAGLSPLKPGYKKIKIAPVPNTKFLNSASASVNTPYGEASSSWNIENNTFYLDVVIPPNTTAEIHIPNTTQNKVLVNGNTLSNNSDLKLINSDKNSIVIIAESGTYNFQTKL